In the genome of Arvicola amphibius chromosome 2, mArvAmp1.2, whole genome shotgun sequence, the window tacagagcaagatcctcactctcacaaaaagaaaatacaacaaaattaaagtagaaaatagATAATGTAGAATTATGAAATCATTGTCATTAAAATGGAACAAAATGATGCCAACAACTATCATTAAGTTTATGGGCACAGAGTagcaacaacacaaaaacaaattgtTAGAAATATAAGTTAACAATTGCAAACATTATGgaactttcatttgttttgagaaatTTACTTTAGAAGTCTGCATGGGTGGACTAAACAGGGCCCAAACTATGATCAAGTCAACCGGAAAACAGAGGGTGGATGCACTCTCCATTTTCCTTAAAGTTCATTTTATTACACAAACATATTTGATATAACTCACAGGTTTTCACTCAAGGGCTGCCCAGGTGTTCATGTTAGTACTCCTAGTGCGCACTATGGTATTACTCTGTTCTTAGTCTCAGTAGTCCagtaatgtcacacacacacacacacacacacacacacacacacacacacacactttctgtgAACATTCTCCTATCTTTCCCAGGCTGTAGTCATGGGAGTTGTGATCAATCTCTGGCTCTGACTGCTTCCCCACAGGCTCTGCAGTGACACTGCTCCTGCTGCTTccttgcaggggacctggctGGTGAGTGTGAGATCGTTACAATCTATCTGTGCCTTTGTGCTTCCAGTTTACCTGTGCTAAATTCAACTTCCCAACTATaacttacatatttaaattaataagagTACTGGGTAATAGCTAAGAATTAATACCTTATTAATAACTAGTCACTATTTGTTCTTGCTGGCATTATGTATTTCATAAAGATCTCCTTGTGGAACTAGTTTGGGTGGCCAAGGTCTTCATCTTTCTGAGATTCCCTAAGACTTATTAATGTTGCTGACAGTGGACAGTGCATCAGCAAAACCATGTATCTTGTCACCTGAAGTCACAATCACTCCATGTTCTCTCTGAGCAGACACACTGAATTTGTGCATTACTTACTAATTTtggtaaaacaaaatgaaagtgaTTCTTGATCTAATATATTTGTATGTTCATTATAATatattctcaaaacaaaataaaaagaccagaATAATTCATAAAACAAGACTGTTCTAAAAATCAAATACTGTTATAATGAGGGGGTAAAGTGATTTTTCATGGAAGAACATGGAATCATGCAAGAAACAACTCTTGACTTCTTTTATTGCACATTTCTTCCAACAGCTGCTTGCAGACTGCTTAGTCTTTTGGTCTGGGTCAATTTGATGGCTTCTCCACTCTTGTGAATATTTATGGGCACACCATGTGTTTCAGTACTTGCAACTAAATATTACAATTTAAACTATAGAGAATTCCAGAAACAGCAATACCCAACAGCCACCTTCAGTGTCTGCTCTGGATGTGCTCCAGTGCTTTCATATCAGCCTGAGCAATCCCAGTTTTCACACTCCTGCAGACTTTGAGGTGTATACAGTGTGTCGTAGAGGGTCCATATCTTCTTGGCACTGCAGTGCTTTGTGGATTTTATCTCTGGTGTTTCTTCTTCTATGGCTTTCTTGTTGCATTAGCTTAGGataattctttttgttctgttatgGAACTGTCAGAGGCAGCAAATAAAAATTCctgataagaccaaggtcctcccaactccccccaggtccaggaaggtgatcgaccaagctgagaaggctcccacagagcccgtccatgaagaacaatcagagcccagagccattgtcctttgcttctcagtcagcccccgctgttggccacactcagagagacgggtttggtcgcatgatccatcggtcccattccaactggagttggtgatctcccattagttctgtcccaccgtttccatgagtgaacgcacccctctcgttcctgactttctccctcatgttctcgctccttctgctcctcatcgggaccttgggagctcagtccagtgctccaatgtggggctcagtcaccttccccatctgtcgccagctggaggttccctcacggtcctgactttctttctcatgttctctctccttctgctcctcatcaggagtggggaaccctgatggctccttggccttgagagggagggaggggaggtatgggtggaggggaggggagggaagggggagaaggaggggagagaagggggagaaggaggggagggaggggggaggaggagggaaggagatggaaatttttaaatataaaaaaaataaaccatgagaaaaaaaaatcctgataaatattttaaaattaagttaaaataaacatCTCTGAGTGGTGTGCACACCAGTAACTCCAAAATTCAGGAGGCAGGATAAGAAGGAGCATAAAATTGAGAACATCCGTGGGTTCATAGCAAGGTCAATGCTAGCATCTACTATAGActgaaatcttgtcttaaaaacaagcacaaacaaacaaaaccttagagGTCAAGGATATGTGTGCCTTAGTTTTAGCATGTTTTTCTAAATTGTGCAGAATACTTAGATTGACCTCATCACTGCATGAAAAACTTATATATAACAAATTACTTTTCTCAGTGAATATATACATTAACACCTCAGTTTGTAGCCATGGTAGCTTTGGACTTTTCTCGTCCAGTTTTAGCTCCAGTGAGCCCAAGAGAAAGATGCCACTTGATCAACTAGAAGGTATGTCATTTTTCTGTATGAGATAAACATTTGCAAAGCAATGAATATGAAGTAGAGAAATTGAAGTGCATACCTTTGggataagaaaacatttttagggctagagagatggctcagaggataagagcactgactgctctttcagaggtcttgagtttaattcccagcaaccacatggtggctcacaaccatctgtaatgagatctggtgccctcttctggcatgcaagcatacagggaaggtatgttgtatacataataaataaataaatctttaaaaaagaaagaaaacatttttagattACTATCTTTATATTATTATCTTCTTTTGTGGTTTATAATACATGTGCTATATTAATAAGTTGTAGATCTATAgttaataataaatgtttatgaGTATATGATTTGATCACTTGAAATTTTAAAGTTGGAATTGGGCTACAGTTTTTACAGTTTGGAGATCGACACTTGAATGCTATTTTATTCtggaacttttatttattaatatttatttatttcattttatatacatatgtgttttgcctgcatgcatgctgtgAACCACTTGCTTGCCTGAGTCAGAAGAAGacaatggatcccctggaacaagttacagatggtcatgagacACCATGTCGACACtggagaatcaaacccaggtcttccacaaaaacaaaaagtgctcttaacatgagccatctctccagttcctgtccTGGAGATTTTAAAACAGAGAACACCACGGTGAAGCTTCTGTAGATGTATGTTGGTGGGAGAAACAGATACTTGGCTCTTGCAATTGGGATGAATCTATTCATTTATTAGATTATGCTTTTTAGGAGTAAAAATCATGTAAATATAAAGTGTATGATTTTTGGTCTCATATCCACTAACTTCTGCATTATTTTTATACATGCAGGCATTAATTAGTGTATGTAGAATATGGTAGTCAACTTAAAAATACAATTGGTCACTTTTTTCTCACAAGAATCTTTAGgtaattgttttctatttctatcacaAAGCCAATTTTAAACTACctaattaaattaatttgataaaataatgACACCGTTTCCCGAACAAAATAACTAACATAGGTACCAAAGGTAAGAATGttgattaaaattataaaaactgtcTGTGTGTTGATGATGTGTGATAATACTGAGGACCTTGATTTGCACTGCATGGGAAAGAatctcttttaaaacagaaattctaaAACAGGATCACTATATGGTCATCTGTGGCAAGTTCATGCTTGTCACAATGTGCTGAAAATAGTGTTTGTTTAGTGTGGCAAGTTCTCTCTTGTTAGAGGCTCTTGGCTCCACTTCTGCAGATTTAAGTGTGTAGCCTGTAGTAACTACAGATACCAGGAAAGCAAAATGGTACCATGGCCAGGATGGGGGTGGTGTTAGGGAAGAATGGAGAGGGGACAAGTAATAGAAGGGTAACATCTGatcagggaaagagggaaagggggctCCTTAGGGAAGAGGAGGGACGCAAATCCAGAGAAGGTGAAAGTAGGTAAAGGGGAATAGCAGAATACAATTGATCTGATAAGGGGAATGGAAAAGCAGGTGGGGAGGCTCCttagggaaggagaagggggataAATACAGGAGGATGTAGGTAGGTAAAATAACAATATGAATGGCTGAAGAAGTCACAAGGATACACATTGTTAACACTTTATCTCCTCCAtaccctcaaaaaaataaaagaaaaatagtgttTGTATCAGTGGCTGGGAGTTAGAACCTGAAGTCAAGTTCACAAAAGGTTTAAATGAGATTGGAAGTAAACAGAGGGACATGTAGGACCATTTATGAGCATAATGGTTATACAATTCACAGGGTATGGAAAGTGCACTAATGGTCTCCACTTGTAGCTACGTATTCAGTTCCAGACCTAAGGGATGTAAGATTTCATAAACAAGAAATATAAAACCAGATGAATTGAGATAGACTTTTTACTCTTAAAATAGTGGGGTTATCATGCGTTTATTACTGTGATTCCATTAAAATTATGATTCTAAACCTGGATAGTTGCAAAATAGAGCTCGTTAAAACTATGGACTATGAGGCTAACTCACCTGATTTTTTGGATTTCTGATCATTCCCAAATCAGAATAATTTTTGTTCAGTTCTACAAGTGTGATTAGTACTGTGTTCATCACTATCATTTTAGGTGTTAAGTATAAAATAAGGCAATATAAATCAGTAGGATTGACTTTCTAAGATATGAGGTCCACAATGAAATACAGGCACACAAAATGTGAATTATGTATAGGATGTGTCTGAAAATGCATTTACTATGCACAATATGGTATATGCACAGAAATTACATGGAGTTCATATAGAGATATAGGCCATGTCCAGTCtggaacaataataataaagtgacAGATAAATCAAGAATAGGTAGGTAAAATAGAGTGATAATATAGACATATTGACCAGTGAGTCACAAGTTTGATGTATACTCTATCATTTTTCTAGGTATATGAAATATGCTTCCACTATGCTTTTAAGATGAATGCATTTCCCACTTTGTCCTCATTAAACAATGTCCTTTATTTCCAAGCTGTACTTGGGGTCCTCGCCAATATATTTCTCCTTGTTTTCTACACTTTCATAATCCTATTTCACAGACCTAAGCCCATGGACCTGATCTCTTGTCAGCTGACCTTCATCCACACAATGCTGCTCCTCACTGGAGGGGTTGTTTGGATTGCAGACATATTTGAGTCACTGAACATTGAGAATAACTTCAAATGCAAGGCAACGTTTTACATAAGCAGGGTGATGAGAGGCCTCTCCATCTGcatcacctgcctcctgagtgtgttccAGGCTGTCACTATCAGTCCCAGTACCTCTTTCTTGGCAAACTTTAAACTTAAGCTAAAGAAGTACATAATCTATGCTTCCGTCTATATTTGGTCTCTCAATTTGTCATTCAATAGCAACCTGATCATCTATGTTGGTGGTTTTACCAATGTGAGTGAGACCAATCAGATGAAGGTCACTAAATCCTGCTCACTCTTCCCCATGAACTACATCATCCGGGTACTGGTTTTAACAGTGACAACCTCCAGAGATGTATTTCTTGTAGGAGTTATGCTGACCACAAGTACATACATGGTAATAATCTTGTTCCGACATCAGAGGCAATGCCTACATCTTCACAGCCTCAGCTGCCCGAGATCATCCCCTGAGAAAAGGGCCACCCAGACCATCTTGCTGCTGGTGACTTTCTTTGTGGTCATGTACTGGGTGGACTTCATCATCTCATCCACTGCAGTCCTGTTATGGATGTACAACCCAGTCATCCTGAGTGTTCAGAAGATTGTGATGAATGTCTATCCCACAATTACTCCTTTGGTACAAATCAGTTCTGATAACAGAATAATCAATATGCTGAAAAACATTCAGTCAAAATACCACcagattttgtaaaaaaaaatgtatttttttctttaaaatgtatttattttaatgtatatggaGAGTGTTGTGCCAGCTTGTGTGCACTTGTGAATttctggtgcccagggaggtcagaagaggtcactgTGTCTCggggaactggagagacagaTGGTCGTAAGGAGTGAGACTGGGGCAGCCtcaacaatttctttttcttaaaaacagaCTTGTCATTAACTGTTTGATAGTCCTTGTAGCAAATCAAGATTcttcacatatttaaatataatttatggtataacacatacacatttttgtgATATTTCTGCTGCTAAATACTATAGAGTCCTTTAAGTCCATTGTACACCATAAGTTGAAATTTCTACAGGAATTTTCTTATTCTCTCCTTTTTACTTTATATCATAAATGTTCCCTTGATGCTGAGGTAACTCAAGGAAGCCCTTTGCtgatacttgtttgtttgtttgttcattgttttttcaagtcagggtttctggAGCTTTGGATCTTGTGCTGAAACTAGCTTCTCTAGATCAGGCAGGCCACAAACtccacctgtcactgcctcccaaatgctgggattaaaggtatgtgccaccaccacctggcactggtactgactttttaattttttcttttgaaaatattttagtctACTCTCAGTTATCAAGAATAGCTTAAATATCTGATTGTAGTTTTAATTCTGTTTCCCAATTATAGTTTCTCTGAATCCATAAAAAAATGTGAGTttcaattttccatttttcccttCAGTTACTTAAACACTCTAACATGAAGTTTGCATGTACCTCTGTATTTGCACTTCATTCCATCTATGCTTCCTGAAAAATTATTGTCAGATAAAACTAGTTTATATCTACATACATGCTCTACAATGtatcgtatgtgtgtgtgtgtgtgtgcgcgcgcacacacacacacatcttaagaATGTATGTGAATGTGCCCATTGAGGCCAGGAGACAACCTTGGCTGTTGTTCTTCATATGTCATTCTCCTTGAGCTTTGAGAAAACATCTCTCACTGTGACAAGGGGCTTACCAGATATGCCAATATGGTAGCCCCAGGCATTCTTTGGTCTTTGCTGCTACAACTCTGGGATAGAAGTATTTGCCACCATGCTCCAGccttttaaaacattattctcTGTTATTGAAAAGAGGTTTGTTTCtcacaatgtattctgattaaaGTTCATCTCCTCCTACTCTTCTCAGTTCTTCCCCACATCCCCTACAATAAACAACactaaaataagacaaaaacaagtagataagaatagaaaaaagaagaagaaaaagagccaaagagaaagcataagagacacatacagacatggaaaaacacacagaaatcttataaaaacacaaaaaaacaaaagtcatatTATAGATGTAAAGGATCTGCAAATATTCCATTTAGATTATTTTGTGCTGATTATCTACTACAGAGCATGGGAACTAACCTTAAGAGTGGTTTATTTCCCTAGTGAGGctcccttgaagaaaactaatcTTTCATTTGCAAGAGGCTATGAAAAGAAGACAGCTTCCAGGTTAGGATTGCGATCCTGTGTCCACTTCTCTTAGCTCTAGGATCCCATGTAGTGCAGACCTGTGCGGTGCCTGTGCATGCTACCACAGTCTCTGAATTTATATGTCTGTTGATGTGCTGTGTTTAGAAGGTGTGGAGCCCACGTCTGGAGTCAATTCTGACTTAAAATgccatttgagttcaagcttgccagCTCTGCTTGCTCCCGTATCCTTGAGGGTTGTGAGAAAGGTCTGATTAAGCTGACAAAAAAATCCAGACAGAAGAAGCTGCTTACACCAGGACAGGAATGATCTTGTTGTTAGATACTGTCTACGCTGTGCTttattctgcttttgtatataagcagGATCTGAAATAAACTTGGGGCTGTGCAGAGTAAGATGGCAGTCCCCCGAATCTATTCTGTGTTTTCAGTCTCAATTTATTTCAAACAGACATTTCCTTAATCCTTGGCACCCCTACCCAGTTACCATCAGTCTCCAACAAATaaaccttgttttctttgtttcctcaaTATCTcttgctcttacattctttctatctccttttccacagagttccctgagtcctgaggggaAATATTTGAGGGGGATATCCCAATTAGGACTGAGTGTTTTAGGTCTCACTCTGATATTGTCTGTATGTGAGTCTccatatttgttcccatctgctcccagaggaagcttctctgatgatggctgagaaaAACACTAatcaatgagtatagcagaatgccattaggagtcattttattgctatgtttttaTAGCAGAGTGTAGAAATTCTACTGAATTTGGTTTTCCCCTGGGCTTCTGGCCTATGTAATGtcaggttctttttaaaattcattttattttattttattttattttattaaaaaatttctgcctcctccctgcctcccatttccctccccttctccccacttccttccccctccatctacagtccaaagagcagtcatggttccctgccctgttgggattccagggtctaaccccctccatccaggtctaggaagatgagcatccaaacagactaggctcccacaaagccagtacatgcagtagaatcaaaacccagtgccactgtccttggcttctcagcagccctcattgtccgccttGTTCAGGGAGtgcggttttatcccatgctttttcagacccagttcaacaggccttggtgagctcctgttagatcagccccatcatatccatgggtgaacgcaccactCCAggtgctgacttccttgctcatgttctccttccttctgctcctcattaagaccttgggagctcagtccagtgctccaatgtggggctctgtctctatctccatctatcgccaggtggaggttctatggtgatatgcaagatattcatcagaatggctattggatcgggccatttcaggtttcctctcctcagctgcccaaggaactagctgggggcgtctccctggaaacccgggaacccctctagagtcaagtctcttgacaaccctcagatggctcccttaattaagatatatgcttccctgctcctatatccacccttcctgtatcccaaccatctcattcccccaagctcttcccatcttccccttctcacttttctctccccatcttcctttggccctgtctcgccccgcccccaagttcccattttttgcctggcaatcttgtctacttccaatatccaggaggataactatatgattttctttgggttcatcttcttaattagcctctctaggatcccgaattataggctcgatgtcctttaattatggctagaaaccgattatgagtgagtacatcccatgttcatcattttgggtctgggttacctcactcagaatagtgttttctatttccatccatttgcatgcaaaattcaacatgtcattgtttttttttaccaccgagtagtattctaacatgtatatattctacactttcttcatccattcttcaattgaagggcatctaggttgtttccaggttctggctattacaaataatgctgctatgaacatagttgaacaaatgcttttgtaatatgatagggcgtctcttgggtatattcccaagagtggtattgctgggtcctgagatagATTGATCCctgatttcctgagaaaccgccacacagCTTTCCAAGTGGTTgcgcaagtttgcattcccaccagcaatggatgagtgtaccccttaccccacaacctctccagcaaaggttattattggtgtttttaattttagccaatctgacaggtgtaagatgatatctcaaagttgttttgatttgcatttccctgatagctaaggaggttgagcatgaccttaagtgtcttttggccatttggacttcttctgttgagaattctctgttcagttcagagccccattttttaattgggttcattagcattttaaagtctagtctcttgagttccttatatattttagagatcagacctttgtctgttgcggggttggtgaagatcttttcccagtcagtaagcTGCTTTCGTGTCtaagtgacagtgtcctttgctttacagaagctgctcagcttcaggaggtcccatttattcaatgttgcccttaatgtctgtgcagctggggttatacgtaggaaaagGTCTCCTgggcccatttgttgtagagtacttcccactttgtcctctatgaagctcagtgtgttcagattaatattgatgtctttaatccatttggacttgtgttttgtgcatggtaatagatatggatctactttcattcttctacaggttgacatccagttatgccagcaccatttgttgaagatgccctctttcttccattgtgtacttttggctcctttattaaaaatcaggtgttcataggtttgtggtttagatctgggtcttctatatgattccattggttgacttctctgtttttatgccaataccaagctgttttcaatactgtagctcgtaatagagtttgaagtcagggatggtaatgcctccagaagaacctttattgtttaagatttttttttggctatcctgggtttcttgttctaacatataaagttgattattgtcctctcaatatctgtgaagaattttgatgggaccttgatgggaattgcattgaatctatagattgcttttggtagaattgccatttttactatgttgatcctcccaatccaagagcaagggagatccttccattttctagtatcctcttcaatttctttcttcattgacttaaagttcttgtcaaataggtctttcacttccttggttagagataccccaagatattttatgctatttgtggctatcatgaaaggtgatacttttctaatttccctctctgcttccttatcctttgtgtataggagggcaactgattttttggagttgagcttgtatcctgccatgttactgaaggagtttatcagctttaggagttctttggtggagtttttggggtagtgtatgtacactatcatatcacctgcaaataacaaaagttatgttttctgggcctttgagttgtaattcttctccttcttctaccccaattattcttaggtttggtcttttcatggtgtcccaggtttcctggatgttttgtgttaagaatttgttagatttgttttgttctttaatctgtgaatttatttcctctatagtatcttcagagtccgagattctttcttccatctcttatattcggttggaaatacttgcttctgaagtttctgttcatttactcagaatttccatttccagtcttccctcagattgtgttttcttcattacctccatttcatttatcaggtcttgtactgtttcccttacctgtttgattg includes:
- the LOC119807041 gene encoding putative vomeronasal receptor-like protein 4, whose translation is MNAFPTLSSLNNVLYFQAVLGVLANIFLLVFYTFIILFHRPKPMDLISCQLTFIHTMLLLTGGVVWIADIFESLNIENNFKCKATFYISRVMRGLSICITCLLSVFQAVTISPSTSFLANFKLKLKKYIIYASVYIWSLNLSFNSNLIIYVGGFTNVSETNQMKVTKSCSLFPMNYIIRVLVLTVTTSRDVFLVGVMLTTSTYMVIILFRHQRQCLHLHSLSCPRSSPEKRATQTILLLVTFFVVMYWVDFIISSTAVLLWMYNPVILSVQKIVMNVYPTITPLVQISSDNRIINMLKNIQSKYHQIL